In the Ctenopharyngodon idella isolate HZGC_01 chromosome 4, HZGC01, whole genome shotgun sequence genome, one interval contains:
- the LOC127511161 gene encoding uncharacterized protein LOC127511161, with protein MAAKTVFLSESHGTRPKCFDAFSTPHTDNNILTENTQILPSFSSLSEADVSNFILSIHPTTCPLDPIPTHLLQAISSSVVPALIHMINSSLHTGTFPTAFKQARITPLLKKPTLNTALLENYRPVSLLPFIAKTLERVVFNQLSTYLTQNNLLDNNQSGFKSGHSTETALLSVTEALRLARATSQSSVLILLDLSAAFDIVNHQILLSTLRSKGISGTALQWFESYLSDHHLQLNLAKTELLVVGANPTLHHDLSIQLGSSTITPSRTARNLGVVMDDCLSFTDHITTTARSCRFALYNIRKIRPFLSEHSTQILVQALVLSRLDYCNALLAGLPACTVKPLQLIQNAAVRLVFNEPKRAHVTPLFISLHWLPIAAHIQFKALMFAYRTTTGSAPLYLNSLLQTYAPSRSLRSASERRLVVPSQRGTKSLSRTFSWSVPGWWNDLPCSIRAAESLAIFKKLLNKYLFCQHLTQ; from the coding sequence atggcggcaaagactgtctttttgAGCGAGTCACACGGAACAAGACCCAAATGCTTTGATGCTTTCTCCACACCACACACTGACAATAACATCTTAACGGAAAACACACAAATTCTCCCCTCCTTCTCTTCGCTCTCTGAGGCAGATGTTTCCAACTTCATCCTCTCCATTCACCCTACTACCTGTCCGCTTGACCCTATCCCCACTCATCTTCTTCAGGCCATCTCCTCCTCAGTTGTACCTGCACTCATTCACATGATCAATTCTTCTCTTCACACTGGTACATTTCCCACAGCTTTTAAGCAGGCTAGGATTACACCACTGCTTAAGAAACCCACTCTGAATACAGCACTTTTAGAAAACTATAGACCGGTATCCCTTCTTCCATTCATTGCGAAGACACTTGAGAGAGTTGTGTTCAACCAACTGTCTACTTATCTCACACAGAACAACCTCCTTGACAACAACCAGTCTGGCTTCAAGAGTGGCCACTCAACTGAGACTGCCCTGCTCTCAGTCACTGAAGCCCTGAGACTGGCACGAGCAACTTCACAATCATCAGTACTCATCTTActggatctgtctgctgcttttgacatagtcaaccaccagatcctcctgtcaaccctcaggtcgaagggcatctcaggaaccGCACTCCAGTGGTTCGAGTCTTACCTCTCagaccaccaccttcaactcaaccttgctAAAACGGAATTGCTTGTGGTCGgtgccaacccaacacttcatcatgacctttccattcaacttgggtcgtcaaccataactccttccaggacGGCCAGGAACCTTGGAGTGGTGATGGATGATTGTTTAAGCTTCACAGATCACATCACTACAACGGcccggtcctgcagatttgccttgtacaacattaggaagatcaGACCCTTCTTATCGGAGCAttccacacaaattcttgtccaagcacttgttctatccagactggactattgtaatgctctcttggctggccttccagcatgcacagtcaagcctctacaactgatccagaatgctgcagTAAGACTGGTCTTTAACGAACCGAAGAGAGCacatgtcacacctctcttcatcagtttgcattggcTGCCAATAGCAGCTCACATCCAATTCAAGGCtctaatgtttgcctacagaacaaccactggctctgcaccactatacctaaactcactacttcagacttacgcgccctccagaagcttgcgttctgcaagtgaacggcgtcttgtggtgccatcccaaaggggcacaaaatccctctcacggaccttctcctggtctgttcctggttggtggaatgacctaccatgctctatccgagcagctgagtctttagccattttcaaaaaactgctaaacaaatatcttttttgtcaacacttgacccagtaa